CAAtgtaagtttttagttttttaagtgTTTATTGGCGGAAAGGAAGAACCGAGGGACTATAAAAAGGCCGAAAGGACCCACCCCAGGTCCCCATCCCTAACCTAACCCAACTGTGTTGGATGAGATAGATGAGGAATAGTCCATAGTTACTACCCTGACCAGGGAAAGAGGCGGCCCAAACTGTTTTTATGGACCTAAAAATGGCTTATCTAGGTgtacaataattaataaaaatcctatctacaaaagattgataaaaaacaataaaatgtaGTCAAAAGTCTAAGAACACAAAATGAACTTGTCCACGCAATTTAAACATGCAGCAAGTTGTGATTATCCTCTTTTCACACAttgacaaatatataaattgtgGAAAAATGTGTCATTGTGTGGATCAAAAGTTTTGACATTTTTGTcaaaaacaaactcaactatgttaaaaaataaagttcatAACCTTGAAAGACCAAATTAAGGACTCGATCAAGATCCAACATTTCACGTGAAAGCGTGGTGTAGTCAACTCCACCAAATCTATCGGTTGGTAGTAAATTTCACCCCTCAACTGAAGAAGATATTTCTTGTTTCTATTGTATAACGAAACTTTTACGACACTCACACCATTTTATGCAATGAGCCTTTCAAAACATGACTTATGAGAAACTTGCAACATATAATAGAACAtgagtagggatggcaatttttgcccAACCCACGGATACTCGGTCCGGCCCAACCTTAATGGGCCGGATTTTACCCGGTCCGATTAGAAATAAggtcgggtatgggtttaaaaaaaaaaaaacccgaaacaGGTCCGGGTTGGGTCCGGGTTTTAtttaaaaacccaaacccgacccgagaccCAACCCGTATAAAAACCCTGTacccaaaattacaaaaataccctaatatatatatatatatatatatatatatatacacacctaTAATCTAACCCTAACTAATTCCTCATTTCTTCAATCTTCACTCTTCAATCTTCAGCTGCCTCCCTCCCTCACCTCAGTCCGATCCGCAGTCCCTCTCCCTCATTTCTGCACTTTGCAATTGCAGTCCGATCAGCTCAGTCCGATCACGCCTCCCTCCGACAGTCCCTCAGTCCGATCACGCCTCCCTCCGACAGTCCCTCAGTGACGGCGCGGTCGACCTTGTCTATTGAGTGGGTTTGCTTTGAATTGGGCAACTTCGGATTCTGGGGAGGGGAGATGTTTTGGCGGTCGACCTTTTCGATTGGGTGGGTTTGTTTCGAATTGGAAAACTGCTGATTCTGATTCTGagtcaaattcaaattctggGGAGGAGGGATATGGAGGTTAGGGTTATTCGGAGGAGGAGGGTTTTGgattgggaaggtgttagggttttggttttggagaaggaattgttgttgttgttgttgttgttgttgttgttgttgttgctgttgctgttgctgtagttgttgttgttgtagaagttgttgttgttgttgatgttgttgaaGGAAAACTAAGGCAGCTTGGGGGTTTTGGAGGAAATAGTTCGGGTTTTGGAGGGCGAAACTGGGATTATTTAAAAGAGCTACCGGAGCAGCAGAAGGAGGAAGAGGCTGCTGTTGTTGTTGAGGCAGCTGTTATGGTTGTTGCTGCAGCGGCTGAGAACCCCAGCTGCCGACGCCGACGCCGGTAGCAGCGGGGGGCCGGAAACCAGAAGGGTATCCGTACATAATAGTTAAAGGGAAGGAAGAGAGTGAGGAGTTTTTTTTGGTGACGGGGTGTTTGGAATGTAAAAGAGTTTTATAAAAAGGATGGATGGAGGCGACAAGTAAGGTGACGAAGAACAATCGTAAACGTCGGTGAATTTATAGTATCCAACGGCCCAAATTCAGCGCATCAtaggtttttcaattttgacaGTCCCTCACGCCTCACTCCGACAGTCCCTCAGTCCCTCACGCCTCACGCCTCAAAAAAAGGACCGACCCTCCCTCTCCCTCAGCTCAGTCACTCCGACCCTCCGTCTCCCTCAGCGCAGTCCCTCACTCCCACACTCCGACAAGACCGACACTCCCTCAGTCAGTCAAGCAGAGTCCGTGACTTCAACGGCAAAAATAAATCTGGGCTTAAAcgtaagaaaaaataaatctgggcttaatttttttttttttggttgggccacAAATTGGGCCCAATCCCTAAACGGGGCCCGTGGGGCCCGCGAGGCCCAGCTAGGGCGAGTCCGGGCCCCGGGAAAAAACCCGTTACCCTAAACGGGCCGGGTCCGGGCCACGGGTCTTGCCctgcgggtcgggttcgggtatGAAAAAAACTGGTCCGAACCCGACCTGTTGCCATTCCTAAACATGAGATCATTTTTCCTCCAACCATCTATTCAATTCGGGTGATGTATTGATAGACACAACAATCCAAATCGACAAGTGATCACCATTGATAGCAGGGCCTAATTAGGAAAACACAAATCTTGACTAGTTGAATTGGTTTTTCAATTTGTATACCATGGTACTGGTAAAGCTAACTATAGTTTTAAaagttttcccaaaaaaaaaaaaaaaaaaaacaactatgatttttaaaaatccctaaattgctaaagaaaaaaatatttaaaaatttcttgGATAAGTTTATAACTTTTcttctctattaaaaaaataaataaataataaaaataaaaaggttttaGGCTTTGCTAGTGGCTCACGTTGTTGGTCCCAGATAAGTTCATTAAATTGAATTTGACAATGCTTTCTTAGAGTTAAATTCTCTATTCTGGATTTTGCAACTAGTAATAAGAGAATTTTGCATTGAACAGACCGAGGCAAGGGATTTTGTCATCATCAAGTACGGAACTAAGTTAAGACTTAAGACCAAGGGCCGAAGTATTGGAGCCTCAATGCTCTGAGTTGGGCAAGAGGTAGGCATTCTGGCTATTTTCCAGGTTTAGATCAGAATTGAAACTTGGTTTTGAAGTAGAATTGTTTAACCGTCAAACTTTTCTAGTGTATATACTGCATGCTCCAAGGGAAGTAGATCTTGCAAAGCTAGAGAGTTCACCTCCATTGCCGTATGATTCTTGCTTTGGACGCTAGAGTTCGAATCTATCATTGGGTTGGTACTAGGAATTCATTTGGGAGGATTGTGGGCAGTTGCCAACTGAGACTTTGTGACAATTATTAgaccaaagagagaaaaaatcaacaatgttttttaaatgaatttgaGAAGAAGCTGCTAAGTTAATTTCTTTAACATCTAATACCACCACAGATAGAACCCAACATGTAGAGTTCCTTTTCACTCTAAATAAGAGATGGTAATCACTTATCCCAAAGACTACCATATAACAGAGAATACTAAAAAGTAAGAATAAAATTTAGTATAACAAACTTAATGAAATAGTGATATTTAGACACATGATGGCTTAGGAAggtaatataattatattactaAGGGCATCTTAGTAGATTTGTACTAATTCATGCAAAACTATTTATTAATTGGGGAAAAAGAAATCATAGATAGGTATTCTTGCCTCAGGATTTGGTACTGTGGTCGAAGGAACTGGAACTGGACTAGCAAGATGGAATACTCCAATGCTCCCTTCAACTGCTGAACGTATGAAGTCATAATCCAGTAATTCTGCCTTGAATAGTCTCAAGTTTGTGGATGCGTTACTCAAATGAGCATTCTTCCCATCTCCTGCACACAATTTCCTAGAAGTCATCTTAAGAAGCCTTCGAAAAATGATTTAGCAGCAAATTAATTACAGTTCTCCTAgatagattaaaaaattttcgTTTGATACAAATTCATTCTAAAACTGAAAGTAGCAGCTAAAAGAATTATAGCTTAACTGACACCTCCTAATGTTTCTAACAAAGATgtttagggttcaaatctcccACCCTCCATTGCAACTATTTATTCATCCCATGGAAATAAAATTCgtaatatatattgataaatacAAATTCTCTCTACCACTTTTTGTGTTATGCTTTATATTCCATCATATGTATGAATTTTTTCCTCCATTTtaaacttaatttattttataaggaaagtaaaaaagaatacataATAAATTATGATTGCTAGATTGGTACAGTATAAAGTGGAATACAAAAAGTACTATAGagaatttgtaatatatattgaCTTTTGATAGTTCTTTAAGttagttccttttttttctgAAACTTTTTGACATGATTACATTTCTTTGTCTTTGCTTGAAgttagttcttttttttcttttctttttttggtttgggtgTTCAAGTTTATATTTTAGGTGGGTCAAAacaagaaatttaaatattaaatatatatatatatatatatatatatatatatatatattcctcttCAGGTCAGGTGGTTTATTATAACTATTCATACAGTTTTGCATATATGAACTTAATGATATGTTTTAAtttatcaaatcaaattttatagaaattaaagggaaaagggaaaaattttAACAACCCAATTACAACTTTGAATTCAATCTAAAATGTGTAGAATATAGTAAACTATAGTTTCCATTATAGTTGATTGTTATTAACCAAAATTTGAATGCTATAGATTATAGAGTtccaatttataaatttcagAAGATTACAATAAagactacaatatttttacaacaaatcctaagtggcaatttgttactagttattattgttggggcaaaaaagtaatcttagcgttagtttgagatttaaaccaataacaactaaccacccgtaatttattgtaaaaatattgtagacgtagcatctctcattACAATAACAATAtagcttcttctttctttcttttttggaagaATAACCATTGTATATTAATTAGAATAAATatcaaagtaaataaatttctaaaagcATAAATCAAATAGGAAGATGAAATGTGGagaatcaagaaaagaaaacaatatatatgtatgtaaggacgcgatttgcaACGAACcttaacagtgttgggttcatttgaaattttagcgttagtttgaaatttaaaccaataacaactaaccacccgtgatttattgtaaaaatattgtagacgtagcatctctcattACAATAACAATAtagcttcttctttctttcttttttggaagaATAACCATTGTATATTAATTAGAATAAATatcaaagtaaataaatttctaaaagcATAAATCAAATAGGAAGATGAAATGTGGagaatcaagaaaagaaaacaatatatatgtatgtaaggacgcgatttgcaACGAACcttaacagtgttgggttcgcacgtaaaaaggcccagacaatatgatttgtagagcgtgggtgtaaagaactcgGTTAACTGTGGTCTCttaaaaagattcactctcacGTATATTAAAGATCTAAAGTTAGTAAAACGATCGTTTTCTTTAGTGATCAAtacaattctttttctctacttttgctctcttcctttttgtctgtgtttttctctcttttctttttctgttccgaTCTTCCTtcttgcatgttcttctttcagtttatataccaccctttgccttccatcctcaccgcacacgtgtaggttgggttcggaagatttctttctgtcccatccaGCACCTCCtagaacttcctatgggcagctgtaaggctgcctctttactgttcaggtatcacctccacattaatgcggccagagaatTGGTTGAGaagtcattaatgcggaggcaactGGGATTACAgatattttgtttatcttttcccttttaccCTTGGTCTGTGATCCTATCTGTATTGGTGACATGATTCTGAGGCCCGGCTGCCACAAGGCCGCGCCCTGTTCGTCCTCGGACGCACAgtgccgaggagtatggcgtcctcgGTCGAATACAGCACCTCAACCTCGTGATATTGATTACCACCCCCTTCAGTAATTACCTTATGACGGgacttggcctcctcggacggatacgcatcctcggatgggccacaggcccaacaatcctgaccttaatgggcctattgatcgaaTTGTCCCcacaatgtatatatacacacaatttTAAAAGCAAGTGACGACAAAAAGAGTGGagatttataataataaaattgatttttaccTTCTTTCTATATTGTGATACACTTAATTAtgggaaaaattaattgttttgttttgtattctctttttttttttaaaaccgacatggcaacaaaaaaagaaaatatcttatattccatttatatattaatagtaTTTGTATATATCACATTTTTAGGGAtttaatgtgtaaaaatatgcttaaaaatgaaaagattatAATTAGATATAATTATATTGGTTATAAGGGAGAAATGTGACTTTTGGGCTTCTTTCCTAATTGTGATGCATTAAATTACACATTCAAACACTCATTTATTTAGGGGTATTTAAGGAGACTAACTAttctataattaaaataatactcCTATAAATGAGCAATATTTGGAAAATGTGTCAAATATGTATGATTTGTACAAATCATTGTTTGTCATATGGAGTTACAAGCTTACTTTATCCTAAAAGGTGACACGTTCCATTATAATATGTATTGTCAAAGAGACATGGGTTAGTATTTTATATAAGAATTcaacttttataatatttatatataatatacagtAATATAAAAGATAGATTTACCGTTAGAATCTTGATAATTTaaataccaaaaagaaaaatctatgaaaaaaagttaacactttttactaaaataatatccaaaaaatataaatctagTTATATTgaaccaagaaaaaaataaaatgaatctcCACCATAAAAGAAATTTCCTCTTAATCATacttttgaaagaaattttggTAATATTAGATATTTTTATCTTGGATAAAATTTCCCatttatttgtgaaaaatgcataaagagcataaaaataaataaatatataaaaggtaaACTAGACCCACATCCCTTGAGATTTTCTAAAATGGGTATCCCAgaggagaaaacaaaaacaaaaagttttatGAAACGACACTCTCCCCTCACAGTTAAGTTTTCATTAAAcataatatttcaatttcaaaagaaaattttatttttaattgtacttaCATCAAGTTGAGGGAGTGTGACTTATTCACAAACATCAAGGAAGGGGAGTTTTATTTCATCCATAATTTAGGCAAGAacctctttttaaaaaatggtataTTCAGCCAATGAAATCACAATTTACAAGGATACATACTTTTAACAGTTATATTAATACAAAACTAAAGGGAGAGTGTCATTTATATAAAGGTTGTTTGTGACTAGTGTCATTTCGATAAACCTTAAAGGATTGTGAAATTAAACCAGGAGATACAACACCCAAACAAAGGAAATAATAACCATCTATTTCATTTCCTATAcctcttttgctttttttttttatttgaaaaataaatattattttttatgtacaatatgagattaaattctataaagatGTGTATTATTCATTGCAAATCCACATGCCCTTTATACGAGATATGATTGctatacataaaaaaatgactCCCCATTTTGATGAAGTTGCTTTATTTGTCTTTCCTTTTACGCAAGACATATTGttttcaacaaacaaaaaaagcagTGGCCATGAATCGCATGATAGATTTCAAAAGGCATTCCGTCTAGTGCTCTTGTGCACTGTTGTCACTTGTCATGTGCAGTGCAAAGGAAGGCTAGACACAAGCCAAACACAATTACATTCCActttatttattaaatcatatgaCTCTGAACCAAAAAACCAGTTATAAATACAACAAAGGATGGCaatgaaacttaaattatttgaaataaagctTTAACAAAAAGTAGCAACCAGTacataaaataagcaaaaatctACCTTATAATCAAATGCCAAACAGACACACTAAAACAACTTAAGCTTTACAATTAAGCTTAGGTAAGATATCATTGATGACCCAGTTTGCCATATTCTTGTATGCGTTTTGTGTCATATGAATTCCATCCCAACTTAAAAATTCATCTGGATTGGGACAAACTGGTACATCAGGAGCTCCACACATTTTATCCGAGGAAAAGTCATAAGCACCTCCAACACCACAGCAAGCTTTTTGTAAAGAAGCAGCATTAAATCCTGTCCATTGTGAAACAGTCAAAATTGCATTACTGAATCTCTGTCATATCCAGTTACATATTGTTCtagtaatttattagaattAGACAGAGACTCACCGAGATGTGGAGCATTTTGGTTAACCGACAGGAAAGCATTGTAATAATCACCATATACGATAACAACATTTGGATTTTCTCTTTTCAGTTCTCCAATGGCTTTTTTGAGTAGATCATTGTGATATATTGATAATGAATTCAATCCCTTTAGGCAGTGAAATTCATCATAATCAGCTGACTTGTTGGAATGGAATAATGTAAGATAAACTGGTACACAGCCGATTGGGAAGTTTCCAGGGACAACCACTCTTGCAGCTCCAAAACCAATGACCCTCTACAAACAATGTCATACAATAAGGACTCATTAATCATGGTAAGCAATTTTGCAAGGAAAActtagaagaattttttttgtttactaataAAACATACAGTGACAGCgtccttaatttttttgacaacttttggAACCAAATCTCTGACAACATTAGAGGATTTGCCTTGAAAAAATGGATAGTTATAATCATTGCCTCCAATTTCTCCCACCATGAATAAGCCTGTTTTAAGCTTCTCAACACaatctatcaaaaaaatcaaaaacaattatatattaaaaaagtgaaaagaaaaatgtagatAATTTgtagatattatatatttgatacaaacccatgggtagaactcacccttgaaaatCGGCTTGCAAGGGGCAaggtacctttttttttatataaaagatagaattctactctagtctaatttaagtatatatatatgtgaaacttcctcttagaaacttgaaccccagcccttaccccccacacctcacaagcgCTTATACTTGTGGATTGACCATCGCACTAAGATTGTGCGGTGGTGCAAGAGCAAGGTActtaaaaacttataaacacATATTTAAACTTACACTTAAAAAACATAGAacactaggatcataacaaTATTTAAGGCAAAAATATAGGTTTAGTCCAGGTTGTGATCCATAGCCTTCTGTGGCAAAATTTCCTAAAACCTCAGGACGCTTT
This genomic stretch from Quercus lobata isolate SW786 chromosome 3, ValleyOak3.0 Primary Assembly, whole genome shotgun sequence harbors:
- the LOC115979936 gene encoding acetylajmalan esterase-like; translated protein: METKLKQDMRKILVGYKTCKSCFFLLQQIMATTKSVFSLLLITVIAFSLLFVPHDCIDAKSLKVCKFDGIYNLGDSISDTGNLIIVSPAVSSARFPYGETFKKATGRFSDGLLMIDYIAQSAGIPLLDPYLNKNASFVRGVGVNFAVAGATALSASVLKDENITSPVTDSYSLSVQLDWMSTFFSNICLNHDDCVEKLKTGLFMVGEIGGNDYNYPFFQGKSSNVVRDLVPKVVKKIKDAVTRVIGFGAARVVVPGNFPIGCVPVYLTLFHSNKSADYDEFHCLKGLNSLSIYHNDLLKKAIGELKRENPNVVIVYGDYYNAFLSVNQNAPHLGFNAASLQKACCGVGGAYDFSSDKMCGAPDVPVCPNPDEFLSWDGIHMTQNAYKNMANWVINDILPKLNCKA